CGTGCGAAGAGCCGCTTCTCGTCGGCCTGGGTGCCGCGCAGCAGCCGTCCGGCGAACAGGCTGGTGCGGCTGACGGCGGTGACGCTGGGCAGCGCGGCGGCCACGGCCCTGCGCTGAGGCCGTCCCTCGGCCTCCGGGAAGGGGTCGTACTCGCTGAAGCGGTCGCGCAGCTCCTGCCCGAGCTCGGCGGCGATGGCGGCGGTCATACCGTCGACGACGACGATCAGCAGACGCCGCCGGTCCTTGCCCTGAACGGCCGGGGCGGCTACCCGATCGAGGAAGTCCTCCACGGTGAGGAGAGAGCCGGGCGCGCCACCGCTCTCCGTCCAGGCGGCCAGGCGCTGCGCGAAGGCCCGGTCCATCTCACGCCTGCGCTCGCGGACCTGTTCACCGAGACGGTCGTACGCGTCCCGCAGGACCGGGACGTCCTCGCCGCCCGCCTCTATCCGGTCGAGGGCGAAGTCGGCCCAGGCGGTGTCGGTGACCTGCAGCGTCAGCCACTCCTCGACCGACCGCAGCTGCTGTACTGGTACGGCCAGCCAGGCGGCGAGCCTCAGTGCCATACGGGCACGCTCGACGCGAGCTCGCCCCTCCGGGCGCGAGGCGAACCGATGCTCGCCCCATGCCTTCACCACCGACGAGATGCGGTCGAGGTCACCGGTGGCCAGGGCCGCGCCGGTGCGCGCCGCACGGGCCTCGAAGCCGGACGAGAGGAAGGGGCTCTCGGCCGCGGCCTCCTCGGCCCCGAACTGGTGGGCCAGCAACTCGGCGCGCTGCAGCAGGGGCGTCAGCGTGCGCCGGTCCTGCCTGGTGAGGAGCGTCTCCACGACCGCTTCAGTCACTGTGCCGTATCGGGCGAAGCGTGCATCGGACTCCTCGGGGGCCAGCCCTGCCTGGCCGCCGGCCCACAGCTCGGCCTTGCCGCGCGCCCGGTACACCTCCGGGCCCGGGGCGTCAGTGTGGGTCCACAGGGCGGCGGCGATCAGGCCGTACGCCAGTGCGTCGGTCCCGTGGCCTTGTCCGACCAGGCCGAAGAGGACGGCGGCGGCCGGCCCGCCCTGCCCCTCCTCGCAGAGGAAGTCGGCGAGACCGTCGCGTTCGGCGTCGCGGAGGGCGAGGAACTGTTCGGCGGCCCCGGGCCGCACGGCCCAGCGCAGCAGGGCGGGGAGATCGATGCGGTCGTCGGCGAGGCCTGGCGAGTCGTCCGCGCCGTCCGCGTACCGGCCGAGGCCGAGTCGGCGCTGGGCGAGCTGGGCGAGGGCGTGATCGCGAGTGAGGACGCCGCCCGCGATTTTCGGCCAGCCGTCGAGCGGAGCCGCCTCGAGCAGCGCCTCGGCGGCCCAGCCTTCACCGCTTCGCTGCAGCCGGAGGTCGTAGGATCCGGCGCCGAAGGAGGTGCGGACCACTTCCCAGTTGTCCACGCTGCGGATGCCGCGCTTCCACACACGGGCAAGCAGCCCGGAATCGAGCTCGGCTTCCTCGCGGTCAGTGAGCACGACCAGGACAGGGGGTGCGTCACCGGAACCGTCGAGGTGGCCGAGGATCTGCTCGTGCACGGCGAGCGGTGACGGGGCCGCGACGACGGATGCCTGCCGCCCGCCGCCGTAGCCGAGGACGTTGGGCCCGTCCCACTCGGGGAGGGCGCGGAGCAGTACGACCTCACGGTTACGACCGTCCAGTCCCGGCCTGGCGGCCAGGTACTGGGTGAGAAGCGAGGGAGTGAGCCGGGCGAGGCCGGCGGCAGTGGTAGCGAAGGTCACTCGTCCACCACCTGCCACTTGATGTCGATCTCGGCCTCGGGGTTCTCCTCGACGAGTGCACGGATCTCGGCGGCGAACTCGGCCGCGGCGGTACGTGCCTTGGTGCGGCCGCCACCGGCCCGCCGTGCTCCGCCAGCGGCCGTGTGGGTGGACGGCACGGACGGCTCGGCGTCGTCCCCCTTCAGCGAGATGTCGTCGGCGCCGGAGGGACCGGCGGTCGGCTGCGGCTGGGGCGGGCCGGGCCGGTTGGCCCTCAGCAAGGCGATCACCTCGCGCCGTGCGGCCTCCAGGGCAGCGGCGAGGTCGTTGGTCTGCTGGTCACTGCGGGCGGCGGCCTTCAGCCGTTCCAGGACGGAGTGGCCTTCCGGACCCTCCGTCTCGGCGAGGTCCAGGGTGTCCCAGTCGGCGTTGGCGAGCGCTGTGGCGACCTTCTTGGCCTGCACGAGCGAGGTGCCGTAGCGCAGCGGCGACACGCCCCGCAGGTCGAAGCCGGCGAGGGTTTCCACGGTGCGGCGGGCGGCTGCCGAGCCCGCCTCGGCGGTCTCCGCCAGCCGCTTGACGAGGGCCAGGGAGTGGCGGGCGAGGGCGAGCCGCCCTGCCGGGTCCGCCTCGTCGAGGCCGAGCCTGTTCTGCACGGCCTCCAGGCGACGCACCAGTTCCCCGGCGTCCTCGGCGAGCGAGCGGGCCTGTTCGCGGACGGCGGTGGCGAACTGGTTGATGATCTGCCCGCGGTAGAGCCGGGACTTGGGCTTGTCCCCGAAGAGGGACTCGAAGCGGGATAGCGCCTCCTCCCAGTCGGACTCCGCAGGCCGCGGCTGGGTGCGCAGGGCGTCGCCAGGGCGGGCGGTGAAGGCGAGGGACACGTCCTGGACACCGCCGCCACGTACCCAAACGCGGTCGTCGATCTCGGCGAAGGAGGCGATCACGAGCTGCCGGACCGTCTCGTGCAGGCCACGCGGCTCGGGCCGGTCCAGCCAGTCCGTCAGGCGCACGTACGTCAGGTCGTCGCCGGCGGGAAGGCGGTCGGCGCGAGCCTGGCCGGTGAAGAACTCCGTCCAGTACGAGGACAGTTCGAAGTACGCCTCACCCATGGTGCCGAGCTTCAGCGGCTCGGCCAGCCGCCGCATCAGGTTGCGGTCACCGGACGGCACCTCGACACGCCGGTCGCGTGCCGCAGCGGCCTGCTTCACGAGGCCGTACACCTTCTTCGC
Above is a genomic segment from Streptomyces glaucescens containing:
- the pglZ gene encoding BREX-2 system phosphatase PglZ, with the translated sequence MTFATTAAGLARLTPSLLTQYLAARPGLDGRNREVVLLRALPEWDGPNVLGYGGGRQASVVAAPSPLAVHEQILGHLDGSGDAPPVLVVLTDREEAELDSGLLARVWKRGIRSVDNWEVVRTSFGAGSYDLRLQRSGEGWAAEALLEAAPLDGWPKIAGGVLTRDHALAQLAQRRLGLGRYADGADDSPGLADDRIDLPALLRWAVRPGAAEQFLALRDAERDGLADFLCEEGQGGPAAAVLFGLVGQGHGTDALAYGLIAAALWTHTDAPGPEVYRARGKAELWAGGQAGLAPEESDARFARYGTVTEAVVETLLTRQDRRTLTPLLQRAELLAHQFGAEEAAAESPFLSSGFEARAARTGAALATGDLDRISSVVKAWGEHRFASRPEGRARVERARMALRLAAWLAVPVQQLRSVEEWLTLQVTDTAWADFALDRIEAGGEDVPVLRDAYDRLGEQVRERRREMDRAFAQRLAAWTESGGAPGSLLTVEDFLDRVAAPAVQGKDRRRLLIVVVDGMTAAIAAELGQELRDRFSEYDPFPEAEGRPQRRAVAAALPSVTAVSRTSLFAGRLLRGTQADEKRLFARHPFAGSGRAAAVFHKDDLRAERTGSPFSASLEAALHDGRTHVAVVLNTIDDRLAKEQRLGATRWTVDEVGFLGELLDTAAAEGMAVLLLSDHGHVVDRRDRRVSVPDAADRYRPYDEGELDDREIRLRGPRVVAPEPGGAVTALWDADSRYTARKAGYHGGASLAEIAIPLQAYLPFGATPPEGWRELGDPAPQWWSLDRMPESPAAPAAAPAAAPALARRRPARPKPAAQEESLFAEQAVDVPMRQDRPAEVEAAPEPDLPTTLVDTLLDSEVFKAQVELVGRRLDLEKVRAAVQELLESGTLPLTALAQRAGERPARAVGFAAVLRQLLNHDGEQVLEILPDNRTLRLNVPLLKTQFRL